The proteins below are encoded in one region of Sphingobacterium sp. R2:
- a CDS encoding ROK family protein, protein MENEILINLYVESMLSIADLAKKIAKSTPSVTKVVNHLIEQNIIVECGFAESTGGRRPIQYTINENSDNYILSIACDQYFTTISISDLHNKVIAEDRDIAVELKEKSSLDTILNRAEELIQKSTISLKNFIGIGVSIPGFVNSELGINESYPKAHGLFNLKRNIEKRFNIPTVIENDSRCIALAEKQLGIAKDITSSLIINLNWGVGLGIIINNAIFKGTAGYAGEFSHIPLADNQMLCSCGKRGCLEVVASLNAAIKYVENDIENEQYSIYSTFINSNDNKLEALFDSIRVGDQVAINNIGKIGYMLGKGISTLIHILNPKQILISGRGAEVGHILEPHIQIALNEFCIPEIAKTTHLAISELHKDAQIKGTMCLVVENLIHRIFKSSYTQINQ, encoded by the coding sequence ATGGAAAACGAGATATTAATAAACCTTTATGTTGAATCGATGCTGTCAATTGCTGATCTTGCTAAAAAGATAGCAAAAAGCACTCCCTCCGTAACTAAGGTTGTTAATCACTTAATTGAGCAAAATATAATAGTTGAATGTGGATTTGCGGAGTCAACTGGTGGACGCCGACCGATTCAGTACACCATAAATGAAAACTCAGATAACTATATCCTTTCAATCGCATGCGATCAGTATTTTACTACAATCTCGATTTCTGATTTGCATAATAAGGTGATTGCAGAAGATCGCGATATAGCAGTAGAATTAAAGGAAAAATCTTCGCTAGATACCATACTAAATCGTGCAGAGGAATTGATTCAAAAGTCTACAATATCACTTAAAAACTTCATCGGCATTGGGGTGAGTATACCTGGATTTGTCAACAGCGAATTAGGCATAAATGAATCTTACCCCAAAGCTCATGGTCTATTTAATCTTAAGCGAAATATTGAGAAAAGATTTAATATACCAACTGTGATAGAGAATGATTCTCGATGTATTGCGTTGGCAGAAAAACAATTGGGAATAGCAAAAGACATCACGAGTTCTTTAATTATTAACCTTAACTGGGGTGTCGGACTGGGGATAATCATCAATAACGCTATATTTAAGGGAACAGCCGGATACGCGGGTGAATTTAGCCACATCCCATTAGCAGATAACCAAATGCTCTGTTCTTGCGGCAAAAGGGGTTGCCTAGAAGTTGTAGCCTCACTCAATGCTGCTATAAAATATGTCGAGAATGATATTGAGAATGAGCAATATTCAATTTATAGCACTTTTATAAATAGTAACGACAATAAACTCGAAGCATTGTTTGATTCGATCAGAGTAGGTGATCAAGTTGCTATAAATAATATAGGAAAAATTGGCTATATGCTTGGAAAAGGTATTTCGACCTTAATTCATATTTTAAATCCGAAACAGATATTGATCAGCGGCCGCGGTGCTGAAGTTGGTCATATATTAGAACCGCATATTCAAATTGCGCTAAATGAATTTTGTATACCTGAGATTGCTAAAACAACACATCTGGCAATCTCGGAACTTCATAAAGATGCGCAAATAAAAGGTACAATGTGCCTTGTTGTAGAAAACCTAATACACCGAATATTTAAATCTAGTTACACACAAATTAATCAGTAG
- a CDS encoding acyltransferase family protein, with translation MKQRYYSLDVFRGATVALMIMVNNPGTWAHMFAPLKHAEWHGCSPTDLVFPFFLFAVGNAMSFVIPRLQEAGPAVFWKKVLKRTVLIFAIGLFINWWPFVKWEGAELVFKQWVDGTDPSRGIRIFGVLQRIAVAYCFASILAYYFKEKTIIWISAIILLLYWAICAIAGGVDPYSLDGWFGTKYDIAILGLPHVYKGEGVPFDPEGLMSTLPTIVQVVFGYLVGVFIKKQGQVDWLWKKVPASNEPHFKLLAGMFVAGFILVVLAWIWALGFPINKKIWTSSYVLYTTGLATMTIGGMIWFIEVQGVRNKLTKFFDVFGKNPLFIFVLSGILPRFLGLFRIPDGVKDDGTQQYIDAFAWFYKYVCAKIPGIPEVGSFVYSLCFLTLMWVICYWLDKKKIYVKV, from the coding sequence ATGAAACAACGCTATTACTCCTTGGATGTCTTTCGTGGAGCTACTGTGGCACTGATGATTATGGTGAATAATCCTGGGACATGGGCTCATATGTTTGCACCGCTAAAACATGCAGAATGGCATGGTTGCTCGCCTACAGACCTGGTTTTTCCTTTTTTTCTTTTTGCAGTCGGTAATGCCATGTCGTTTGTGATACCCCGGTTGCAGGAAGCTGGTCCGGCTGTTTTTTGGAAAAAAGTCCTTAAGCGCACAGTTTTGATTTTTGCCATAGGTCTGTTTATAAACTGGTGGCCCTTTGTCAAGTGGGAGGGGGCTGAACTGGTATTTAAACAATGGGTTGACGGAACTGATCCAAGTCGGGGTATCCGTATCTTCGGTGTATTGCAACGTATTGCTGTGGCCTACTGCTTTGCATCAATTCTTGCTTATTATTTTAAAGAAAAAACGATTATCTGGATCTCTGCAATCATACTATTGTTATATTGGGCAATTTGTGCTATTGCGGGTGGGGTAGATCCTTATAGCTTGGACGGCTGGTTTGGTACAAAGTATGATATCGCCATTTTGGGTTTACCGCATGTTTACAAAGGGGAGGGGGTGCCGTTTGATCCTGAAGGTCTGATGAGTACCTTGCCTACCATAGTACAGGTCGTGTTTGGATATTTAGTTGGTGTATTTATTAAAAAACAAGGTCAGGTGGACTGGCTGTGGAAGAAAGTTCCCGCTTCGAACGAACCGCATTTTAAATTGTTGGCGGGGATGTTTGTGGCCGGATTTATTTTGGTCGTATTGGCGTGGATATGGGCATTAGGCTTTCCGATCAATAAAAAAATATGGACAAGTTCGTATGTACTCTATACAACTGGTTTGGCAACCATGACGATCGGTGGTATGATCTGGTTTATCGAGGTGCAGGGTGTAAGAAATAAATTGACAAAATTTTTTGATGTTTTTGGTAAAAATCCGCTATTCATCTTTGTATTGAGCGGTATTCTTCCGCGCTTTTTAGGACTATTCCGTATCCCAGACGGCGTTAAGGATGACGGTACACAACAATACATTGATGCTTTCGCTTGGTTCTATAAATATGTTTGCGCGAAAATACCTGGAATCCCGGAAGTTGGCTCTTTTGTTTATTCGCTCTGCTTTCTGACGTTGATGTGGGTAATCTGCTATTGGTTGGATAAGAAAAAGATCTATGTAAAGGTATAA
- the rpsO gene encoding 30S ribosomal protein S15 gives MYLSKEYKADIFAEFAGSATNTGSTEGQVALFTKRIAHLTEHLKKNRKDFGTQRALQMLVGKRRSLLAYLYKKDINRYRAIIKGLGLRDIIK, from the coding sequence ATGTATTTAAGTAAAGAGTACAAAGCTGACATCTTCGCAGAATTTGCTGGATCAGCTACAAACACAGGATCTACTGAAGGTCAAGTTGCTTTATTCACTAAGAGAATTGCTCACTTAACTGAGCACTTGAAAAAAAACAGAAAAGATTTCGGTACACAACGTGCCCTACAAATGTTAGTAGGTAAACGTCGTTCATTATTAGCTTATCTTTACAAAAAAGATATCAACCGTTACCGTGCGATCATTAAAGGTCTAGGTTTACGTGATATTATCAAATAA
- a CDS encoding tyrosine-type recombinase/integrase, producing MGEHLKRPFNLHFHLSRHTFATNVLNNGMRIEYVCKLLDHATVQQTQVYPKIVKFSFSMGFNKF from the coding sequence GTGGGCGAGCATTTAAAACGGCCGTTTAACCTGCACTTTCATTTGAGCCGACATACATTTGCTACCAATGTACTGAACAACGGTATGAGGATAGAGTATGTATGTAAGTTGCTTGACCACGCTACCGTACAGCAAACACAGGTATATCCAAAAATTGTAAAATTTTCTTTTTCTATGGGTTTTAATAAATTTTAA
- a CDS encoding ATP-binding protein, translating into MINYTNRKEYLSKLLAYKDKDLIKVVSGLRRSGKSTLFELYRQTLVEMGVPASQIVFLNFEDFELRKFLNDLDGLYAHIIGNLDLSKPSYVFLDEIQNVNEFERLVDGLFVKPNIDVYITGSNAFLLSGELATLLSGRYIEISILPFSFKEYLTARDIDTSNKYLNYEALFFDYINETSLPKGVELREGGYDIIQEYLEAIYTTIVEKDITQRHQINDKRAFGNIVKFVASNIGNPLSPGNIAKTLKQDGQTTHNTTVERYLEYLTASFVFYKVNRFDLKGRKQLATQEKYYLVDAGLLNVLTGKERTTDRGHILENIVYLELLRRGNKIWTGTARNAEVDFVCRTPKGDIAYYQVAWEMSNEKTVEREFGSLEKINDNYPKYLLTTDSFTQDRNGVKHLNVFNWLLEL; encoded by the coding sequence ATGATAAATTACACAAACCGCAAAGAATACCTGTCTAAATTATTAGCCTATAAAGATAAAGATCTTATCAAAGTAGTTAGTGGATTACGCAGAAGCGGGAAAAGCACCTTATTTGAATTGTATCGTCAAACATTAGTGGAAATGGGTGTACCTGCAAGTCAAATTGTATTTCTGAACTTTGAAGATTTTGAACTGCGTAAATTTCTCAACGATTTAGATGGTTTGTACGCACACATTATCGGAAATTTAGATTTGTCAAAACCAAGCTATGTTTTTTTAGATGAAATCCAAAACGTCAACGAGTTTGAGCGTTTGGTGGATGGATTATTTGTAAAGCCAAATATAGACGTTTACATTACAGGGTCAAATGCTTTTTTGTTGTCAGGAGAACTAGCAACTTTATTGAGTGGACGATACATAGAAATTTCTATTTTGCCCTTTTCGTTCAAAGAATATTTAACAGCAAGAGATATTGATACATCGAATAAATACCTCAACTATGAAGCTCTTTTCTTTGATTACATTAATGAAACGTCTTTGCCCAAAGGCGTTGAATTGCGTGAAGGTGGTTACGATATTATCCAAGAATATCTCGAAGCCATTTACACCACCATTGTTGAAAAGGACATTACCCAACGTCATCAGATTAACGATAAACGCGCTTTTGGTAATATTGTGAAATTCGTAGCTTCCAATATTGGAAATCCGCTTTCGCCTGGTAATATTGCTAAAACCTTAAAACAGGACGGACAAACCACCCATAACACAACAGTAGAAAGGTATCTAGAATATCTAACAGCAAGTTTTGTGTTTTATAAAGTAAACCGTTTTGATTTGAAAGGAAGGAAGCAATTAGCTACTCAGGAAAAATACTATTTGGTCGATGCAGGTTTGCTCAACGTCTTAACAGGTAAGGAGCGCACTACAGACAGAGGACACATTTTGGAAAATATTGTTTATCTGGAACTGTTACGTAGAGGCAATAAAATTTGGACAGGTACAGCCCGAAATGCAGAAGTAGATTTTGTGTGCAGAACACCCAAAGGCGATATAGCATATTATCAGGTAGCTTGGGAAATGTCCAATGAAAAGACCGTAGAACGTGAATTTGGCTCATTGGAGAAAATTAATGACAACTACCCGAAATATTTACTAACTACAGACTCATTTACACAAGACCGGAATGGAGTTAAACATCTGAATGTGTTTAACTGGTTGCTTGAATTGTAA
- a CDS encoding helix-turn-helix transcriptional regulator → MLTQLQTKRLITASELADRFSISKRTIYRDIKALEQAGIPILTEEGKGMVSFCPEDKRDSLAMQILVEKDRKLK, encoded by the coding sequence ATTTTAACTCAGTTACAAACCAAGCGTTTAATAACGGCTTCCGAATTAGCAGACAGATTTTCTATAAGTAAGAGAACTATTTATAGGGACATTAAAGCATTGGAACAAGCAGGGATTCCTATACTTACTGAAGAAGGAAAAGGGATGGTCAGCTTCTGCCCCGAGGATAAGCGTGATAGCTTAGCCATGCAAATATTAGTCGAAAAAGACAGAAAATTAAAATAA